The following are encoded in a window of Paenibacillus polymyxa genomic DNA:
- a CDS encoding purine-nucleoside phosphorylase, whose translation MSTANQATIQEAAEYIRAKSGIRPEIGLILGSGLGILADLIQDGVSIPYQDIPHFPVSTVEGHEGELLLGTIEGRAVVMMKGRFHMYEGYGPQLTAFPVRVMKQLGIQSLLVTNAAGGVNTSYEAGDLMVISDHLNLTGQNPLIGPNDAGLGVRFPDMSEAYSRRLREIAKQTANQQGFSLQEGVYAGLLGPNYETPAEIVMLRTLGADAVGMSTVSEVIVARHAGIEVLGFSCITNMAAGILDQPLSHGEVMETAEKVREQFLKLVLAIIPQM comes from the coding sequence ATGTCAACAGCCAACCAAGCTACAATTCAGGAAGCAGCAGAATATATCCGTGCCAAAAGCGGAATACGTCCAGAGATTGGTCTTATTCTGGGATCGGGTCTCGGTATTCTGGCCGATTTAATTCAGGATGGAGTTAGTATTCCTTATCAGGATATTCCCCATTTTCCTGTATCGACGGTAGAAGGTCATGAGGGAGAATTACTGTTAGGCACGATTGAAGGTCGCGCTGTCGTCATGATGAAAGGGCGCTTCCATATGTATGAGGGCTATGGCCCACAACTGACGGCTTTCCCAGTTCGGGTGATGAAGCAATTGGGGATTCAAAGTCTGCTGGTGACGAATGCAGCAGGTGGTGTAAATACTTCCTACGAAGCAGGCGATCTGATGGTCATCTCGGATCATCTTAATCTGACAGGACAAAATCCGCTGATCGGACCGAACGATGCCGGTCTGGGCGTTCGTTTTCCAGACATGTCGGAGGCGTACAGCCGCCGCTTGCGTGAAATTGCCAAGCAAACGGCTAACCAACAGGGCTTCAGCCTGCAAGAAGGTGTATATGCTGGATTGCTGGGCCCTAACTATGAAACGCCTGCTGAAATCGTTATGCTGCGTACACTGGGCGCAGATGCGGTGGGTATGTCGACCGTATCTGAGGTTATTGTAGCCCGTCATGCAGGTATTGAGGTACTGGGCTTCTCCTGTATCACGAATATGGCTGCAGGCATTCTGGATCAACCTTTGTCCCATGGTGAAGTGATGGAGACGGCAGAGAAGGTACGTGAGCAATTTTTAAAACTTGTGCTAGCGATTATTCCACAAATGTAG
- the xerD gene encoding site-specific tyrosine recombinase XerD, whose amino-acid sequence MKMYIQPFAQYMEEEKGLSRSTLEAYQRDVQQFVEFAESCGIEQPDNVQRSHLVLYLGHLKEQGKAAATISRSVASIRSFFHFLIREGITIHDPSVLLELPKATKKKPSVLTQDEVERLLAAPDVTVPQGVRDKAMLELLYATGIRVSELIALNVRDVRTDLRFVHCGGEAGKERVVPISREASQWAQAYMDEQRLLLLRSGQGEEAQVEQEAMFLNVSGQRLSRQGFWKMIKKYGQEAGISEDIKPHTLRHSFAVHMLEGGADLRSVQEMLGHADLSTTQVYAQTARRNMKEVYEKHHPHGGNRTSHESKDRT is encoded by the coding sequence ATGAAAATGTACATTCAACCTTTCGCTCAATATATGGAAGAGGAAAAGGGTTTGTCGCGCAGCACTTTGGAAGCGTATCAACGAGACGTACAGCAGTTTGTCGAGTTCGCAGAAAGCTGTGGTATTGAGCAGCCGGATAATGTCCAACGGTCACATCTGGTACTGTATTTGGGCCATTTGAAGGAACAGGGAAAAGCTGCGGCGACGATATCACGTAGCGTCGCCTCCATTCGCTCCTTTTTTCATTTTCTTATTCGGGAGGGAATTACGATCCATGATCCGTCCGTTCTGCTGGAGTTGCCTAAAGCGACTAAAAAGAAGCCCTCGGTGCTAACGCAGGATGAGGTAGAGCGTTTGCTGGCCGCGCCAGATGTGACTGTCCCGCAAGGGGTGCGAGACAAGGCGATGCTGGAGTTGTTATATGCGACGGGCATTCGCGTATCGGAGCTGATTGCCCTTAACGTGCGTGATGTGCGCACCGATCTGCGCTTTGTGCACTGTGGCGGCGAGGCAGGCAAGGAGCGTGTTGTACCGATCAGCCGTGAGGCATCACAGTGGGCACAAGCCTACATGGATGAGCAGCGTCTATTATTGCTGAGATCCGGGCAGGGTGAAGAAGCTCAGGTAGAGCAGGAAGCCATGTTCCTGAACGTATCTGGACAGCGTCTCAGTAGACAGGGCTTCTGGAAAATGATTAAGAAGTACGGCCAGGAAGCAGGCATAAGCGAGGATATCAAGCCCCACACGCTGCGGCATTCCTTTGCGGTACATATGCTGGAGGGCGGAGCGGACTTACGCTCTGTACAGGAAATGCTGGGTCATGCTGATCTGTCAACGACGCAGGTATATGCGCAGACGGCAAGACGGAATATGAAGGAAGTATATGAAAAGCATCACCCGCACGGCGGCAACCGCACTTCTCATGAAAGCAAAGATCGAACGTAA
- a CDS encoding glycosyl hydrolase family 28-related protein, which produces MEDHFTDRLKLNLSGTGKDLTPQQLNENFKTIEKEFIERSVNVSWFGAAGDGIQDDTAALQELINKTPDYSILHIPSGRYKITSTLQIRKQGVRIFGIHKGRYRQGKGVTSIEYYGTGPCFQIGDESLPSFSGYQNVQFHDLSIRYEGADRSTLNNPFSQSVKRGYYGKGTLGIQDWKGGGVALDNVLIEHFETAFWGYESDVNLFKCTEINYNKTGIHLQNRSSQFTSIALFTLGNDTALDLNSSNGARFLASQHIKDGSSNDIPILINDFMNAEFIGCWFEGLSREHKMTVPSFIQIGATKETKNVALRDSILAIADKFDGTQSVCNYFVDVVIGKKVLVDEVGGYPRNLKQLISFSGSSSTQQVTLRSHLDFSYSNNRYDENNGTGQALLLVEKYSNNGIEHLDETFVKAYLGARQNLPAGSWQKVKFNQINHDELIEFDAANSRWRAKRAGKYRIQVYISTDPQVDGNRTRLALHLNDEQLAGSSAYAYLDDRVIGGLNYSALSGAMELRLEANSFIDIRVFSQNTMDILPGGGITYLTVSRI; this is translated from the coding sequence GTGGAGGATCATTTTACAGACCGTTTGAAGTTGAATTTGAGTGGTACAGGCAAAGACTTAACGCCGCAGCAATTAAATGAAAATTTTAAAACCATTGAAAAAGAATTCATTGAACGCAGTGTAAACGTAAGTTGGTTTGGAGCTGCTGGTGATGGTATTCAGGATGACACGGCAGCTTTGCAGGAGTTGATTAATAAGACCCCCGATTATTCCATTCTTCACATCCCCAGTGGACGATACAAAATAACCTCTACCCTACAGATTCGCAAGCAGGGTGTACGCATTTTTGGCATTCATAAGGGCAGATACCGACAAGGCAAAGGTGTTACGTCGATTGAATATTATGGTACGGGTCCTTGTTTTCAAATTGGAGATGAAAGTCTACCTTCGTTTAGCGGATATCAAAATGTGCAGTTTCATGACTTATCGATCCGGTACGAGGGGGCTGACAGATCCACATTAAATAATCCGTTTTCGCAGTCCGTGAAGCGTGGATATTATGGGAAAGGTACTTTAGGTATTCAGGATTGGAAGGGGGGCGGAGTTGCCCTAGATAACGTCCTAATTGAGCATTTTGAAACGGCTTTTTGGGGCTACGAAAGTGATGTGAATTTATTTAAATGCACGGAGATTAATTACAATAAAACAGGGATTCACTTACAGAATAGAAGTTCACAGTTTACTAGCATAGCGCTTTTTACATTGGGGAACGATACGGCATTGGATCTGAACAGCTCCAACGGAGCCAGATTTTTGGCTAGCCAGCACATTAAGGATGGGAGTTCCAATGATATTCCCATTCTAATTAATGATTTTATGAACGCTGAATTTATAGGTTGCTGGTTTGAGGGACTAAGCAGAGAGCATAAGATGACAGTGCCTTCTTTTATTCAAATTGGTGCTACCAAAGAAACGAAAAATGTGGCCTTGCGTGACTCCATTTTAGCGATAGCGGACAAATTCGATGGCACCCAATCCGTATGTAACTATTTTGTGGATGTGGTCATTGGCAAAAAAGTTTTGGTGGACGAGGTGGGAGGGTATCCCCGTAATCTAAAGCAGCTTATTTCTTTCTCTGGCAGCTCTTCCACACAGCAGGTGACACTTCGCTCACATTTGGATTTTAGCTATAGCAATAATCGTTATGACGAGAACAATGGGACAGGGCAGGCTTTGCTGCTGGTCGAGAAATACTCGAACAACGGAATTGAGCATTTGGACGAAACCTTTGTTAAAGCCTACCTGGGAGCAAGGCAAAATCTCCCCGCAGGTAGCTGGCAGAAGGTAAAGTTCAATCAAATCAACCATGATGAGCTGATTGAATTCGACGCGGCGAATAGCCGATGGCGAGCCAAGCGAGCTGGGAAATACAGAATACAAGTCTACATTTCGACCGATCCTCAAGTGGATGGTAATCGCACACGGCTGGCACTTCACCTGAATGATGAGCAGCTTGCCGGGAGCTCCGCCTATGCCTATCTCGATGATAGGGTTATCGGCGGACTGAACTATAGTGCATTGAGTGGAGCAATGGAACTTAGACTGGAAGCGAATTCTTTTATTGATATACGGGTGTTTAGTCAAAATACAATGGATATTTTACCGGGTGGCGGTATCACATATCTCACCGTAAGCCGAATTTAA
- a CDS encoding O-antigen ligase family protein — translation MKHVLTVAGLLAFSIPYACQGLSPRVITISLLILLFSYTMLLPSLKSLIATLVDNPLLTLLMLYIAASCLWAEQEQTSSLLMVLKFLAFSTFGLYLVTHYTTQGCIRLLVVTLSILSILNLLAVLLVPSFAIHGGVEHTGLWKGISGHKNTLGTLSLLSFVSHVIYFFRGKHKVLHIGFILLNALLLIECQSTTSLVLTSSLFVFILFILLFKRIRSIALRGFFISCSCLFVLLGLVFIFTYGDAIASEFGKTTTLTGRTEIWQGIGGAIQSHYWFGHGYGSYWAARPSIYANGIRFDLTSSHSGFRDLWIDVGLTGLLATITLAITTLFKFRIGKADMYTWLTAAVFFLFIVLNNITDSRFLNSLSIYWIIFMVIVIKVQERHKLAVAEKANSTALSTQPLH, via the coding sequence GTGAAACATGTACTTACAGTAGCTGGTTTACTGGCTTTTTCGATTCCTTATGCTTGTCAGGGTTTGTCCCCCAGAGTTATCACGATTTCCCTGCTTATCCTGTTGTTCAGCTATACCATGCTACTACCTTCACTCAAGTCATTGATCGCAACCTTAGTCGACAATCCGTTGCTGACTTTACTCATGCTGTACATCGCTGCCTCCTGTTTATGGGCTGAACAAGAGCAGACCTCTTCCTTGCTGATGGTTCTCAAATTTCTTGCCTTCTCTACCTTTGGACTCTATTTGGTCACCCATTATACAACACAAGGCTGCATTCGTCTCTTAGTCGTTACGTTAAGTATTTTGAGCATACTCAATCTACTCGCCGTTTTGCTCGTTCCCTCCTTTGCTATTCATGGTGGCGTAGAACATACTGGGCTATGGAAGGGCATCTCTGGTCATAAAAATACACTTGGAACTCTCTCTCTGTTAAGTTTTGTTTCACATGTTATTTACTTTTTCAGGGGTAAACATAAAGTTTTGCATATTGGCTTCATCTTACTCAATGCCTTATTGCTCATCGAGTGCCAATCTACCACCTCTTTGGTGCTGACATCTTCGCTCTTCGTATTTATATTGTTTATATTGCTATTCAAGAGAATCCGAAGCATTGCATTACGCGGTTTCTTCATTAGCTGTTCCTGCTTGTTCGTTCTTTTGGGTTTGGTATTCATCTTTACTTATGGAGATGCGATTGCGTCGGAATTTGGAAAAACAACGACCTTAACTGGAAGAACGGAAATCTGGCAGGGGATTGGTGGTGCTATTCAGAGCCATTACTGGTTCGGACATGGTTACGGCTCCTACTGGGCAGCCCGGCCCAGTATCTATGCGAATGGAATTCGATTTGATCTGACAAGCAGCCATAGCGGTTTCCGAGATCTGTGGATCGATGTGGGCCTTACAGGACTACTGGCAACCATTACACTCGCCATAACCACTTTATTTAAATTCAGAATTGGTAAAGCAGATATGTATACATGGCTGACAGCAGCAGTTTTTTTCCTTTTTATCGTATTGAACAATATAACGGACAGCCGTTTCCTGAACTCGCTATCTATTTACTGGATTATTTTTATGGTTATTGTGATCAAGGTGCAAGAACGACATAAACTGGCTGTAGCAGAAAAAGCGAATTCAACTGCATTGAGCACACAGCCTCTTCATTAG